GAACCAGCGTTGTGCCTGAGTTCCGTTGGAACTGTATTGTTGCAGGATGGAATTATCGGCCACTGCTCCGGCGGCGATCTCGACGTTCAAGGAAGAGTGTTGATTCACGATTTCATATACACCATTCGAAACCTGGTGCAACAGGAATTGCTGGGCGGGCGTTCCGTTCACCGTGTACAGTTGCAGCGCCGCACCACTCGACAGTGAAGCCGCTCGAATATCGAACACGTAATTGGCATTCAGCTTCGAGGCGATGGTGACTGGCGTGCTCTCAGGCAGGGAGCTCACCGAAGTGATCAGCACCCGCTGCGCGTTGGTCGCGTTGGGGGTATAGATGCCGAGTGCCGTTCCATCCGCCACTTGTGCGGCACTCACGTCCAACACATAGTTGCCCAAGGCTGACTGCAGATAGTACGAACTGTCGTCAGCCTTGCGCAGATACCACTGCTGTGCGAGCGTGGCATTCGCGGCATGTTGGATGATGGGCGTGCTGTTAGCCGTCTGCGCATACCTGACGTCAAGCACCAAGCCAGAATTCGCATTGGTGATGGTATAGCTTCCGTTGCCGTTCTTGCGGAAATCATACTGCTGGGCCAAGGTTCTGTTGCCCTGATAAAGCTGAATGGCAGTACCGCTCTTCTTGTTGGCCGCCGGGACGTCCATGCCGAAATCATAGTTGAGTTTGGATGATATGTAGTATCTTCCGTTTGGGATGCTGACGGCAGGAAGCGCCGTCGTGTCCAATGCCGGAGTGCTGGGAGCGGGGATGGCGGATGTGGGGTCACCAAACCAGTCACTGTAGTAAAGATAGAAATTGCGGTTGCCATATGATGAGCAGCTGTCGCCTGTGCCATATCCCGCATTGAGCGCTGCCTGGTTGGGGCGATAGGGCGTGTAGTCATACAGACCGGCGGTCGCCTGATTCTTGATTGCCACGACTGAACTGCCACATGACGAATTTGGACTCCAATCTATGCGGTTGTTACCGATTTGGAAGTTATAGTCGTATGGCCTTATCTTGTACATTTTATATTGGCGCGCAGCGTTATACACCTGGTTGAAGAAACCGTAATACCGTGCGTCACATTGAGCAGTGTCCGGACAGCCATATCCCATCGCAGTTTTATAACGCCACGGACTTGGCCAGGAATGGGTGACGAGACCATTTTCCTTTTGCAACAGAACCAGCAGAACCTGTTGGCTCACCCCACAGCTGCGTGCGACGCCATCAATGATCTGTGCGGCTGTTTGGGTTTTGCCGCCGGTATATCCAGCACAATATGCGTCTTGAGATTCGGCGGTTGTCTTACCGGAATAGTCCTTCAGACACACAATCGTTGAAGGTGCCGAATCCCATTCGGGATGGCATGTAGGAACCTGTTTGTTGAGGAAAGCCTGTATTTGTGCGGTTGTCATTGCCTGTGAATCATAAAATCGGGCATCCGAAATGATGTAGCCTGCGTTGAAATGGTTGGCATCAGCAGCAGAAGCCTGCTCAGCTGAGGAAAAGACCAAAGCAATGCTCATAACGCACAGCGCCGCGATGACGGCGCATATTTTTTTCATGATATGAAGATGTTCTCTATACATTATCTGGCATACCTTCTCCGGATTGCAAAGTGCGTGATAACTAACTGTAATGCATGTCGGCCAATATACCGGTTGATATTGTTAAT
This Bifidobacterium sp. WK041_4_12 DNA region includes the following protein-coding sequences:
- a CDS encoding RICIN domain-containing protein, whose amino-acid sequence is MSIALVFSSAEQASAADANHFNAGYIISDARFYDSQAMTTAQIQAFLNKQVPTCHPEWDSAPSTIVCLKDYSGKTTAESQDAYCAGYTGGKTQTAAQIIDGVARSCGVSQQVLLVLLQKENGLVTHSWPSPWRYKTAMGYGCPDTAQCDARYYGFFNQVYNAARQYKMYKIRPYDYNFQIGNNRIDWSPNSSCGSSVVAIKNQATAGLYDYTPYRPNQAALNAGYGTGDSCSSYGNRNFYLYYSDWFGDPTSAIPAPSTPALDTTALPAVSIPNGRYYISSKLNYDFGMDVPAANKKSGTAIQLYQGNRTLAQQYDFRKNGNGSYTITNANSGLVLDVRYAQTANSTPIIQHAANATLAQQWYLRKADDSSYYLQSALGNYVLDVSAAQVADGTALGIYTPNATNAQRVLITSVSSLPESTPVTIASKLNANYVFDIRAASLSSGAALQLYTVNGTPAQQFLLHQVSNGVYEIVNQHSSLNVEIAAGAVADNSILQQYSSNGTQAQRWFLRDAGNGYVSFYNLNSGKYIDVAAGIVAASKQLSIYSGNGTDAQQWKVAIKH